TGCGGGCCAGCCGCGACATGTAGCTGTCGCTGGACTCCAGGGACATCAATATCTTCCCCTTGATCTGCTCCCTGGTGCTGTCCAGTTCGTCGCGGGGTACCGGCTCCCGCTTCAGGCGGGCCATTTCGGCCAGGATGATTTTCAGCGATTCGCAACTGCGCTCCCGCTCGGTGCCGGCGTAGACCGCCAGGGAACCGGCATCGGCAAAGGAGGAGACGTACGAATAGACCGAATAGGCCAGTCCCCGTTTTTCCCGTATCTCCTCGAACAGCCGTGAGCTCATCCCCCCGCCCAGGATGGCGTTCAGGGTCATCAGGGCATAGCGGTCCGGCGAGGTGACCGGCAGTCCCTCGGTTCCCAGGCAGAGCAGGGTCTGCTCCAGATCGCGTTCGCACAACTCCAGCACCTGGCCGGAACTGCTGCGACCCGCCGTCCCCCCCTCGCGGCGCGGCTCACCGGGGAGCATACGGGAAAACGGTTCCTGCAAGAGGTCGATCAACGCCTGATGCTCCACGCCGCCGGCCGCCGCAATCATGATTTCGCTGGGACGGTACCAGTGGTCCCGGAAGCCGACGATCTCGTCACGGGCAAGGGACTCTATGGTCTCGGCAGTGCCCAGGATCGGATGCCCCAGGGGGTGTCCCTTCCAGAAACTGCGGTGCAGCCGGTCGTGGATGCTCTCCTCCGGCGCATCGTCCCGCATCTTGATCTCCTGCAGCACCACCTTGCGCTCTTTCTCGATCTCATCGGGTGGGAAGGCAGAGTGCAGAAACATGTCGCCGAGGATGTCGGACACCTGCGGCAGCACGCTGGCCAGCGCCTTGGCGTAGTAGCAGACGTACTCGTAGCCGGTGAAGGCGTTGAGCATCCCCCCCAGGGAGTCGATCTCCCGGGTGATCTGGCGGGCCGTGCGCCGCTCGGTCCCCTTGAACAACAGATGCTCGATGAAATGGGCCACTCCCTCTTCGGCGGGCCGCTCATTACGGGCGCCGTTGGCCACCCAGATTCCCAGCGAAACCGTGTGCATCCCCGGCACCTGCTGGGACACCACCCGGACACCATTATCGAACGTTGTTTCCTGTACCATGGGGGACAGTCTACCCCGCTTTTCCATGATTGCAACTCCTCCCATCAGATTGTTGCCCTGCATGCCGGTTTTCTGCTATGAACAGCCCTGTTCACATTCTACCGTTGAAAAGGCCCCCCCATGAACTGTCTCACCACAGCGCTGCCCGGCGTACTGCTGCTGGAACCGAAGGTCTTTGGCGACGACCGCGGCTTCTTCTTCGAAAGCTTCAATCAGCGGGTCTGGCAGCAGGTGACCGGCCTCAAGGTTGCC
The window above is part of the Trichlorobacter ammonificans genome. Proteins encoded here:
- a CDS encoding M16 family metallopeptidase, with protein sequence MEKRGRLSPMVQETTFDNGVRVVSQQVPGMHTVSLGIWVANGARNERPAEEGVAHFIEHLLFKGTERRTARQITREIDSLGGMLNAFTGYEYVCYYAKALASVLPQVSDILGDMFLHSAFPPDEIEKERKVVLQEIKMRDDAPEESIHDRLHRSFWKGHPLGHPILGTAETIESLARDEIVGFRDHWYRPSEIMIAAAGGVEHQALIDLLQEPFSRMLPGEPRREGGTAGRSSSGQVLELCERDLEQTLLCLGTEGLPVTSPDRYALMTLNAILGGGMSSRLFEEIREKRGLAYSVYSYVSSFADAGSLAVYAGTERERSCESLKIILAEMARLKREPVPRDELDSTREQIKGKILMSLESSDSYMSRLARSYLNFGRYQPIEEIMAGLDAVTADDLLRLANELFREESLNIQIMGRMDGHCFDDCRGILA